From Microbacterium sp. YJN-G, a single genomic window includes:
- a CDS encoding dipeptide ABC transporter ATP-binding protein, which yields MEVAEIRDLRVVFATDDEPVEAVKGISLSAHAGEVLAIVGESGSGKTVTANTLLGLLPETATTTGAVIVRGRTGDETDIVHAGQHRLREMRGRDAAMVFQEPSTALNPVYTVGWQIAEGLRAHTKISKKDARTRAIDMLRRVGIPEPEQRVDHYPHQFSGGQKQRIVIAMALVLDAGLILADEPTTALDVTVQAEILELLRTCRDEFGATIVLITHNMGVVADLADRVVVMYQGDIVEEAPVAELFANPREEYTRKLLAAVPHVGQGKSATAPAASAAVTPDDEQHVAPPAPEGSLIVATRAEIGYPGRFGRNSVIAVKGIDFHVGPGEVVGLVGESGSGKTTIGRAVVGLTTVLGGSLTVLGQEMRGVKNRTLAPLRPQIGFVFQDPATSFNPLLTIAECIAEPLIVHGRASSLQSARTRVNELLDAVRLPVNFGDRYPHELSGGQRQRASLARALALDPKLLIADEPTSALDVSVQATVLELFVQLQAELGFASLFISHDLAVIDAVADRIIVLQQGRIMEQGTTAQVLGDPRDQYTRELLTALPVPDPVAQAERRAQWQAVRRH from the coding sequence ATGGAAGTGGCCGAGATCCGAGACCTGCGGGTCGTGTTCGCCACCGATGACGAGCCGGTCGAGGCCGTCAAGGGCATCTCGCTCAGCGCGCACGCGGGCGAGGTGCTCGCGATCGTCGGCGAGTCCGGCTCCGGCAAGACCGTCACCGCGAACACCCTGCTCGGACTGCTGCCCGAGACCGCCACCACGACCGGCGCGGTGATCGTCCGCGGGCGCACGGGTGACGAGACCGACATCGTCCACGCCGGGCAGCATCGCCTGAGGGAAATGCGCGGGCGGGATGCCGCGATGGTGTTCCAGGAGCCGTCGACCGCGCTGAACCCGGTGTACACCGTGGGGTGGCAGATCGCCGAGGGCCTGCGCGCGCACACGAAGATCTCGAAGAAGGATGCCAGGACGCGCGCCATCGACATGCTGCGCCGCGTCGGCATCCCCGAGCCCGAGCAGCGGGTCGACCACTACCCGCATCAGTTCTCCGGCGGGCAGAAGCAGCGCATCGTCATCGCGATGGCCCTGGTGCTGGATGCCGGGCTGATCCTCGCCGACGAGCCGACCACGGCCCTCGACGTCACGGTGCAGGCCGAGATCCTCGAGCTGCTGCGCACCTGCCGCGACGAGTTCGGTGCGACGATCGTGCTGATCACTCACAACATGGGTGTGGTGGCCGACCTGGCCGACCGTGTGGTCGTCATGTACCAGGGTGACATCGTTGAGGAGGCGCCCGTCGCCGAGCTGTTCGCGAACCCCCGCGAGGAGTACACCCGCAAGCTGCTGGCTGCCGTGCCGCATGTCGGTCAGGGCAAGTCGGCGACCGCTCCGGCGGCGTCGGCCGCGGTCACCCCGGATGATGAGCAGCACGTCGCACCGCCGGCGCCCGAGGGCAGCCTCATCGTCGCGACCCGTGCCGAGATCGGCTACCCCGGACGCTTCGGACGCAACTCGGTCATCGCCGTGAAGGGCATCGACTTCCATGTCGGTCCCGGCGAGGTCGTGGGTCTGGTCGGCGAGTCCGGTTCGGGCAAGACGACGATCGGGCGCGCGGTCGTGGGCCTGACCACGGTGCTCGGCGGCTCGCTGACGGTGCTCGGGCAGGAGATGCGCGGCGTGAAGAACCGCACGCTCGCCCCGCTGCGTCCGCAGATCGGGTTCGTCTTCCAGGACCCGGCGACGAGCTTCAACCCGCTGCTGACGATCGCCGAGTGCATCGCGGAGCCGCTGATCGTGCACGGTCGCGCGTCGAGCCTGCAGTCCGCGCGGACGCGAGTGAACGAGTTGCTGGATGCCGTGCGGCTGCCGGTCAACTTCGGTGACCGCTATCCGCACGAGCTCTCCGGCGGCCAGCGCCAGCGCGCCTCGCTGGCCCGTGCGCTCGCGCTGGATCCGAAGCTGCTGATCGCTGACGAGCCGACCAGCGCACTGGACGTCTCGGTGCAGGCGACGGTTCTGGAGCTGTTCGTGCAGCTGCAGGCGGAGCTCGGCTTCGCGTCGCTGTTCATCAGTCACGACCTCGCGGTGATCGATGCGGTCGCGGACCGGATCATCGTGCTGCAGCAGGGCCGCATCATGGAGCAGGGCACCACCGCCCAGGTGCTCGGCGACCCGCGCGACCAGTACACCCGCGAGCTGCTGACGGCCCTGCCCGTGCCCGACCCGGTGGCCCAGGCAGAGCGGCGTGCGCAGTGGCAGGCGGTGCGCCGGCACTGA
- a CDS encoding DUF779 domain-containing protein, translating into MVSIGTYQRVDVTDAAASLIRDLTSQHGPLMFHQSGGCCDGSSPMCYPVGMFITGAGDVKLGELDVGLDAAVEMFMSEAQFEYWKYTHLTVDVVPGRGAGFSVEGPTGMRFMIRSRMLNDAELEYFGFTRE; encoded by the coding sequence ATGGTCAGCATCGGCACGTATCAGCGGGTGGATGTCACGGATGCCGCGGCATCCCTCATCCGAGATCTCACATCGCAGCACGGCCCCCTGATGTTCCACCAGTCGGGCGGATGCTGCGATGGGTCGTCGCCGATGTGCTATCCGGTGGGCATGTTCATCACCGGTGCGGGAGACGTGAAGCTCGGCGAGCTCGACGTGGGCCTGGATGCCGCAGTCGAGATGTTCATGTCGGAGGCGCAGTTCGAGTACTGGAAGTACACGCACCTCACCGTCGACGTCGTCCCGGGCCGTGGTGCCGGCTTCAGCGTCGAGGGCCCGACCGGTATGCGGTTCATGATCAGGTCGCGGATGCTGAACGACGCGGAGCTGGAGTACTTCGGCTTCACGCGCGAGTAG
- a CDS encoding polysialyltransferase family glycosyltransferase, which translates to MNRIQLFALHSPYGLMGTAAAIDAGLLGDQGEGEQGEGEQRILVPMNTAKVPETATDIGTAPRFASLRARFGRVEPLNPLVDPHHPTAWQPDEQDLPMLERLLRRAWGLGDAQIDLFVQSPQVAPARTLMALFRDARLNVVGDGLMTYAPIRSRLPRQLTERVDRVVHADVLPGVAPLVFAESGAVRVPVPAPAFGAALREAGDAEPDASLEALAADGAPPTALVIGQYLAALGLVSPAEETAMQAAMIDRAAEAGAQRVVFKPHPSAPPALTAALAGRAAAHAIDFAVLTGDLPAEYVAHRLAATDVIAGFSTALPTVRALFGTRVHAVGTETVLARLTPYENSNRMPATIIDAMTRAEHADPERMQSLVDTVGYAMQPEILTHLRQRAVEHLGALSRTERERYVPPARLRALGLPGAPAPTRLQRLTDPAGGVGRLEELRLTAAGAKRRAVRVWKAASGR; encoded by the coding sequence ATGAACCGCATCCAGCTGTTCGCCCTGCACAGCCCCTACGGGCTGATGGGCACGGCCGCCGCGATCGACGCAGGGCTGCTCGGCGATCAGGGCGAGGGCGAGCAGGGCGAGGGCGAGCAGCGCATCCTCGTGCCGATGAACACCGCGAAGGTGCCCGAGACCGCGACCGACATCGGCACGGCGCCGCGGTTCGCGTCGCTGCGCGCCCGCTTCGGCCGCGTTGAGCCGCTGAACCCGCTGGTCGACCCGCACCACCCCACCGCCTGGCAGCCCGACGAGCAGGACCTGCCGATGCTCGAGCGTCTGCTCCGCCGCGCCTGGGGACTGGGCGATGCGCAGATCGACCTGTTCGTGCAGTCGCCGCAGGTGGCACCTGCCCGCACACTGATGGCGCTGTTCCGCGACGCGCGGCTGAACGTCGTCGGCGACGGACTGATGACCTACGCGCCCATCCGCTCGCGCCTGCCCCGGCAGCTCACCGAACGGGTCGACCGCGTCGTCCACGCCGACGTGCTGCCCGGTGTCGCCCCGCTCGTCTTCGCCGAGAGCGGGGCCGTCCGGGTTCCCGTGCCGGCGCCGGCGTTCGGCGCCGCGCTGCGGGAGGCGGGGGATGCCGAACCGGATGCCTCCCTCGAGGCCCTCGCCGCCGACGGCGCACCGCCCACCGCACTGGTGATCGGGCAGTACCTCGCCGCGCTCGGGCTCGTCTCGCCCGCGGAGGAGACCGCGATGCAGGCGGCGATGATCGATCGCGCCGCCGAGGCAGGCGCACAGCGGGTGGTGTTCAAACCGCATCCCTCCGCCCCGCCAGCGCTCACCGCCGCGCTCGCCGGCCGGGCCGCCGCACACGCGATCGACTTCGCCGTGCTCACCGGCGACCTGCCCGCCGAATACGTCGCACACCGGCTCGCCGCCACCGACGTGATCGCCGGATTCTCCACGGCGCTTCCGACCGTCCGCGCCCTGTTCGGCACGCGCGTGCACGCGGTCGGCACCGAGACGGTGCTCGCCCGTCTCACCCCGTACGAGAACAGCAACCGGATGCCCGCGACCATCATCGACGCCATGACCCGGGCCGAGCACGCCGACCCGGAACGGATGCAGTCACTCGTCGACACGGTCGGCTACGCCATGCAGCCCGAGATCCTCACGCACCTGCGTCAGCGCGCCGTCGAGCACCTCGGCGCCCTGTCGCGAACCGAGCGCGAGCGCTACGTGCCACCGGCACGGCTGCGCGCCCTCGGCCTGCCGGGAGCCCCCGCGCCGACGCGCCTGCAGCGCCTCACCGACCCCGCCGGGGGAGTGGGGCGGCTGGAGGAGCTGCGGCTCACCGCCGCGGGGGCGAAGCGCCGTGCGGTCCGGGTGTGGAAGGCGGCAAGCGGACGATGA
- a CDS encoding GAF domain-containing protein, with the protein MPSPWSSSRDHSPETSRLIIERAHEELVAGNLDDQRLQQVRPLVRESWERAWQSKVGAQDLPRLDFSQEALDAYRTGHPLAGAMALIRALLLPGEPGDSGVVVAVGDHAGRLLWVEGDLRQRMLSGEMGFVEGANWSEGMVGTAAPGTALALGESVQIHRAEHYNRLVQPWSCTAAPVFDPETRRILGVIDVTGGDEAVTPQARMLVDATARAVEAELMVTRLRARAEAPPSSASPPRRAMRDGVQRAQLQVLGRDRARLEAGGVEVEARIVELSARHAEILLMLAVHRQGLSAERLAELVYGENASPETLRPEMVRLRKVLERLSPDLVPQSRPYRLPIVLETDAQNVLSLLDRGAHRVALSAYRGPVLPDSDAPGVIELRESLRGTLRETMLTEASVDVLLAYADIPEGAEDAEVLRLCLEMLPARSPRRAGLVSRIEKLDRQ; encoded by the coding sequence GTGCCGTCTCCCTGGTCCTCATCGCGCGACCACTCGCCGGAGACCTCGCGCCTCATCATCGAGCGTGCGCATGAGGAGCTGGTCGCAGGGAACCTCGATGACCAGCGGCTGCAGCAGGTCCGCCCTTTGGTGCGCGAGTCCTGGGAGCGCGCTTGGCAGAGCAAGGTCGGCGCGCAGGATCTGCCTCGGCTGGACTTCTCGCAGGAGGCGCTGGACGCATACCGCACCGGGCATCCGTTGGCCGGGGCGATGGCGCTCATCCGCGCATTGCTGCTGCCCGGCGAGCCGGGAGACTCCGGCGTCGTCGTGGCGGTCGGCGACCACGCGGGGCGGCTGCTGTGGGTCGAGGGCGACCTGCGTCAGCGGATGCTGTCGGGCGAGATGGGCTTCGTGGAGGGCGCCAACTGGTCGGAGGGGATGGTCGGCACGGCCGCGCCCGGGACGGCGCTGGCGCTCGGAGAGTCGGTCCAGATCCACCGAGCAGAGCACTACAACCGGCTCGTCCAGCCCTGGTCGTGCACGGCGGCACCCGTCTTCGATCCGGAGACCCGGCGCATCCTCGGTGTCATCGACGTGACCGGTGGCGACGAGGCCGTGACGCCGCAGGCCCGGATGCTGGTGGATGCGACCGCGCGTGCCGTGGAGGCGGAGTTGATGGTCACCCGCCTGCGTGCCAGAGCGGAGGCACCACCATCCTCGGCATCCCCTCCCCGCCGCGCGATGCGCGACGGCGTGCAGCGCGCACAGCTGCAGGTGCTCGGTCGCGACCGTGCCCGGCTGGAGGCGGGCGGGGTCGAAGTCGAGGCGCGCATCGTGGAGCTCAGCGCCAGGCACGCCGAGATCCTGCTCATGCTCGCCGTGCACCGTCAGGGCTTGTCTGCTGAGCGTCTGGCCGAGCTGGTCTATGGAGAGAACGCCTCGCCGGAGACCCTGCGGCCCGAGATGGTGCGGCTGCGGAAGGTGCTGGAGCGGCTGTCGCCCGACCTCGTGCCCCAGTCGCGGCCGTACCGACTGCCGATCGTGCTGGAGACCGACGCGCAGAACGTGCTCTCGCTGCTCGACCGCGGCGCGCACCGGGTGGCACTGTCGGCCTATCGCGGACCGGTGCTGCCCGATTCGGACGCGCCAGGCGTGATCGAACTGCGCGAGAGCCTGCGCGGCACGCTGCGCGAGACGATGCTCACCGAGGCGAGCGTGGACGTGCTGCTGGCCTACGCCGACATCCCCGAAGGCGCAGAGGATGCCGAGGTGCTGCGGCTCTGCCTGGAGATGCTGCCCGCGCGCTCGCCGCGCCGCGCCGGACTGGTGAGCAGGATCGAGAAGCTCGACCGGCAGTGA
- a CDS encoding glycosyltransferase family 2 protein — protein MVSPSVTVIVPAKDAGDYIGTTLETLTRQFDDRRALKLVAIDDGSRDGTGEIMRTFAARFDHAEVIVNPAPRGLATARNQGLAHVEGDAFCFLDGDDWMQPGRLPVLIRALHDLGCDFVRTDHVTVKRSERRLVRAPFTHRGVVADPREGILPLDDRSMVDYPYAWAGLLHRRLIDRGLAGFSDGLFTAEDRPWIWRLHLSAASFAVVDAPHLLYRRGLSDSLSKTLDARQLHFTRALGEVLDLVEADRDAERMLPKAVFTVLALSSHHLVRARRMRPALRRELRRGIRDLLARLPHDQAEAAIARLSGPRRRVLARVLREAR, from the coding sequence ATGGTTTCCCCGTCCGTGACCGTGATCGTGCCGGCCAAGGATGCGGGTGACTACATCGGCACGACCCTCGAGACCCTCACCCGGCAGTTCGACGACCGGCGTGCGCTCAAGCTCGTGGCCATCGACGACGGGTCCCGCGACGGCACGGGCGAGATCATGCGCACCTTCGCCGCGCGCTTCGACCACGCCGAGGTCATCGTCAATCCCGCGCCGCGCGGGCTCGCGACCGCCCGCAACCAGGGCCTCGCGCACGTCGAGGGCGACGCGTTCTGCTTTCTCGACGGCGACGACTGGATGCAGCCGGGCCGCCTGCCCGTGCTGATCCGGGCGCTGCACGACCTCGGCTGCGACTTCGTGCGCACCGACCATGTCACCGTCAAGCGCTCCGAGCGCCGGCTCGTGCGGGCCCCGTTCACGCACCGCGGCGTCGTGGCCGACCCGCGCGAGGGCATCCTGCCGCTCGACGACCGCAGCATGGTCGACTACCCCTACGCCTGGGCGGGCCTCCTGCACCGCCGGCTCATCGACCGCGGCCTCGCCGGGTTCAGCGACGGGCTGTTCACCGCCGAGGACAGGCCGTGGATCTGGCGCCTGCACCTGAGCGCAGCATCCTTCGCTGTCGTCGACGCACCGCACCTGCTGTACCGGCGAGGCCTGTCCGACTCGCTGTCGAAGACGCTCGACGCCCGCCAGCTGCACTTCACGCGGGCGCTGGGCGAGGTGCTCGACCTCGTCGAGGCCGACAGGGATGCCGAGCGGATGCTGCCCAAGGCCGTGTTCACCGTGCTCGCGCTCAGCTCGCACCACCTGGTGCGCGCTCGCCGCATGCGCCCGGCGCTGCGCCGCGAGCTGCGCCGCGGCATCCGGGATCTGCTGGCGCGCCTGCCGCACGACCAGGCCGAGGCGGCGATTGCGCGCCTGAGCGGACCGCGCCGGCGGGTGCTCGCCCGGGTGCTGAGGGAGGCACGATGA
- a CDS encoding ABC transporter permease, protein MSADVATPVIEARSPSKGGGLWRYILIRLVLIIPTVFILVTTVFFLMRITGDPITAALGGRLPPDQLAQRVHDAGYDRPLIVQYFEYLGGVFRGDFGTTITDRRPVIEILLQYGSATLELAIYALIVALLISIPLGLVAAYRRDRWQDAVLRVMAILAYATPIFFAGLLLKLVFSVWLDWLPVSGRGSTRTELLMAGVDTPTGIYLLDAIRLGNSAAIGDVLQHAILPAIALGLLTAGVFLRLIRTNVIGTLGQQYVTSGRSRGVSEYRLITKHAYRPALIPIITVMGMQIALLLAGAVLTETTFEWKGIGFMLAEYLKARDFVAVQGIVVMIAVVVAVTNFIVDIVAAFIDPRVRY, encoded by the coding sequence ATGTCGGCCGATGTCGCCACACCAGTCATCGAGGCGCGCAGTCCCTCCAAAGGGGGAGGGCTCTGGCGCTACATCCTGATCAGACTCGTGCTGATCATCCCCACCGTCTTCATCCTCGTCACCACGGTCTTCTTCCTGATGCGGATCACCGGAGACCCGATCACCGCGGCCCTCGGCGGCCGCCTCCCACCGGATCAACTCGCCCAGCGCGTGCACGACGCCGGCTACGACCGGCCGCTGATCGTGCAGTACTTCGAATACCTCGGCGGCGTGTTCCGCGGTGACTTCGGCACCACGATCACCGACCGCCGCCCTGTGATCGAGATCCTGCTGCAGTACGGCTCGGCCACCCTCGAGCTGGCGATCTACGCCCTCATCGTGGCCCTGCTGATCAGCATCCCGCTCGGTCTGGTCGCGGCGTACCGCCGTGACCGCTGGCAGGATGCCGTGCTGCGCGTCATGGCGATCCTCGCCTACGCGACGCCGATCTTCTTCGCCGGCCTGCTGCTCAAACTCGTCTTCTCGGTGTGGCTGGACTGGCTGCCCGTCTCGGGCCGGGGCAGCACCCGCACCGAGCTGCTGATGGCCGGTGTCGACACCCCGACCGGCATCTACCTGCTCGATGCGATCCGCCTGGGCAACTCCGCCGCGATCGGCGATGTGCTGCAGCACGCCATCCTGCCCGCCATCGCGCTGGGCCTGCTGACCGCCGGAGTGTTCCTGCGGCTGATCCGCACGAACGTCATCGGCACCCTGGGGCAGCAGTACGTCACCTCGGGTCGCTCCCGCGGGGTCAGCGAGTACCGCCTGATCACCAAGCACGCCTACCGGCCCGCGCTCATCCCGATCATCACCGTGATGGGCATGCAGATCGCCCTGCTGCTGGCAGGCGCCGTGCTCACCGAGACGACCTTCGAATGGAAGGGCATCGGCTTCATGCTCGCCGAGTACCTGAAGGCGCGCGACTTCGTCGCCGTGCAGGGAATCGTGGTGATGATCGCCGTCGTCGTCGCCGTGACGAACTTCATCGTCGACATCGTCGCCGCGTTCATCGACCCGAGGGTGAGGTACTGA
- a CDS encoding ABC transporter permease yields MPTPKTEALAAVPPRKRHWSERVPVVSQLRQSVGLQRGMLITGLVITAVFVIVALIAPLIAPYSWAQQTADGASFGTRQAPNATNLLGTTVSGFDVLSRVIWGAQTALLVIIAAIACSIFIGIALGLLSGYFGGWLDRVLVVVADAIYAFPSLLLAIVMSIVISRGQSTLLGGIMATAIAITVVFVPQYFRVVRSEVVRVRAEPFVDSAKVIGVPTHRILLRHVLRNSTRSLPVIITLNASEALLTLAGLGFLGFGIEATAAAEWGYDLNRAMSDVTSGIWWTSVFPGVAIVLVVLGVTLVGESLNDLSDPRLRTRRRAGAKKQATTTASEGAQS; encoded by the coding sequence ATGCCCACCCCGAAGACCGAGGCGCTCGCCGCCGTGCCGCCGCGCAAGCGGCACTGGAGCGAGCGGGTACCGGTCGTCTCGCAGCTGCGGCAGAGCGTCGGGCTGCAGCGCGGGATGCTGATCACGGGCCTGGTCATCACGGCCGTGTTCGTCATCGTCGCGCTCATCGCCCCGCTGATCGCGCCCTACTCCTGGGCGCAGCAGACCGCCGACGGCGCCTCGTTCGGCACCCGGCAGGCACCCAACGCCACGAACCTGCTCGGCACGACCGTGTCGGGCTTCGACGTGCTGTCGAGGGTGATCTGGGGAGCGCAGACCGCGCTGCTGGTCATCATCGCCGCGATCGCCTGCTCGATCTTCATCGGCATCGCGCTCGGCCTGCTCTCGGGCTACTTCGGCGGCTGGCTCGACCGGGTGCTCGTCGTGGTCGCCGACGCGATCTACGCCTTCCCGTCGCTGCTGCTCGCGATCGTCATGTCGATCGTCATCAGCCGCGGGCAGTCCACGCTGCTGGGCGGCATCATGGCCACCGCGATCGCCATCACGGTGGTGTTCGTGCCGCAGTACTTCCGGGTGGTGCGCTCCGAGGTCGTGCGCGTGCGCGCCGAACCGTTCGTCGACTCGGCCAAGGTGATCGGGGTGCCCACGCACCGCATCCTGCTGCGTCACGTGCTGCGCAACTCGACGCGCTCGCTGCCGGTGATCATCACCCTGAACGCCTCCGAGGCGCTGCTGACCCTCGCGGGCCTGGGCTTCCTGGGCTTCGGCATCGAGGCGACCGCCGCCGCCGAGTGGGGTTACGACCTCAACCGTGCGATGAGCGACGTCACCAGCGGCATCTGGTGGACCAGCGTCTTCCCGGGTGTGGCCATCGTGCTGGTGGTGCTCGGCGTGACCCTGGTCGGCGAGAGCCTGAACGACCTGAGCGACCCGCGGCTGCGCACCCGCCGTCGTGCGGGAGCGAAGAAGCAGGCCACCACCACCGCGAGCGAAGGAGCGCAGTCGTGA
- a CDS encoding aldehyde dehydrogenase family protein, translated as MTIVEESVSTAYAAPGQPGAAANYRPRYGHYIGGEFVDPAKGQYFENISPVNGKPFTEVARGTAEDIDRAVAVAWKAFESWKRTSPAERSVILNRIADRMEENLEAIAVAETWENGKPVRETLAADIPLAIDHFRYFAGVLRAQEGGISQLDENTVAYHFHEPLGVVGQIIPWNFPILMAVWKLAPALAAGNCVVIKPAEQTPASLLFLFEIIGDLLPVGVVNIVNGFGIEAGAPLAQHKRIRKVAFTGETTTGRLIMQYASQNLIPVTLELGGKSPNVFFEDVAREDDSFYDKSLEGFAMFALNQGEVCTCPSRALIQRSIYDGFLSDGLERVGKVIQGNPLDPATMIGAQASNDQLEKILSYIDIGKQGGARLLTGGERVDLGGDLSGGYYVAPTVFEGTNDMRIFQEEIFGPVLSVTSFNDFDDAISIANDTLYGLGAGVWSRSGDTAYRAGRAIEAGRVWTNTYHQYPAHAAFGGYKQSGVGRENHKMMLDHYQQTKNLLVSYAEGPMGFF; from the coding sequence ATGACCATCGTCGAAGAGAGCGTGTCGACCGCCTATGCCGCCCCCGGGCAGCCCGGAGCGGCCGCTAACTACCGCCCACGCTACGGGCACTACATCGGCGGCGAGTTCGTCGACCCCGCCAAGGGGCAGTACTTCGAGAACATCAGCCCCGTCAACGGAAAGCCGTTCACCGAGGTCGCCCGCGGCACCGCCGAGGACATCGACCGCGCTGTCGCCGTCGCCTGGAAGGCCTTCGAGTCGTGGAAGCGCACGTCGCCTGCGGAGAGGTCGGTGATCCTGAACCGCATCGCCGACCGCATGGAGGAGAACCTCGAGGCCATCGCCGTCGCCGAGACGTGGGAGAACGGCAAGCCGGTCCGCGAGACGCTCGCCGCCGACATCCCGCTCGCGATCGACCACTTCCGCTACTTCGCCGGTGTCCTGCGTGCGCAGGAGGGCGGCATCAGCCAGCTCGACGAGAACACCGTCGCGTATCACTTCCACGAACCCCTCGGCGTGGTCGGCCAGATCATCCCGTGGAACTTCCCGATCCTCATGGCCGTCTGGAAGCTGGCTCCCGCACTCGCCGCCGGCAACTGCGTCGTCATCAAGCCGGCCGAGCAGACACCGGCATCCCTCCTGTTCCTGTTCGAGATCATCGGCGACCTGCTTCCGGTCGGCGTCGTGAACATCGTCAACGGCTTCGGGATCGAGGCGGGAGCCCCGCTCGCGCAGCACAAGCGCATTCGCAAGGTCGCGTTCACGGGTGAGACCACCACCGGGCGGCTGATCATGCAGTACGCCTCGCAGAACCTGATCCCGGTCACGCTGGAGCTCGGGGGCAAGAGCCCGAACGTGTTCTTCGAGGACGTCGCCCGAGAGGACGATTCGTTCTACGACAAGTCTCTCGAGGGCTTCGCGATGTTCGCGCTGAACCAGGGCGAGGTCTGCACCTGTCCCTCGCGCGCCCTCATCCAGCGCTCGATCTACGACGGCTTCCTCTCCGACGGTCTCGAGCGCGTCGGCAAGGTGATCCAGGGAAACCCGCTGGACCCGGCGACGATGATCGGGGCGCAGGCGTCCAACGACCAGCTCGAGAAGATCCTCAGCTACATCGACATCGGAAAGCAGGGCGGTGCGCGGTTGCTCACCGGCGGCGAGCGGGTGGACCTCGGCGGAGACCTCAGTGGCGGCTACTACGTCGCGCCGACCGTCTTCGAGGGCACGAACGACATGCGCATCTTCCAGGAGGAGATCTTCGGGCCGGTGCTGTCGGTGACCAGCTTCAACGACTTCGACGATGCGATCTCGATCGCCAACGACACCCTGTACGGTCTGGGGGCCGGCGTCTGGAGCCGCAGCGGCGACACCGCATATCGTGCGGGTCGCGCGATCGAGGCCGGTCGCGTCTGGACGAACACGTACCACCAGTACCCGGCGCACGCCGCGTTCGGCGGGTACAAGCAGTCCGGTGTCGGGCGCGAGAACCACAAGATGATGCTCGACCACTACCAGCAGACGAAGAACCTGCTGGTCTCGTACGCGGAGGGCCCGATGGGCTTCTTCTGA